In Nomascus leucogenys isolate Asia chromosome 11, Asia_NLE_v1, whole genome shotgun sequence, the following proteins share a genomic window:
- the IL6 gene encoding interleukin-6 isoform X3: MNSVSTIPPGEDSKDVAAPHRQPLTSSERIDKQIRYILDGISALRKETCNRSNMCESSKEALVENNLNLPKMAAKDGCFQSGFNEETCLVKIITGLLEFEVYLEYLQNRLESSEEQARAVQMSTKVLIQFLQKKAKNLDAITTPDPTTNASLLTKLQAQNQWLQDMTTHLILRSFKEFLQYSLRALRQM; encoded by the exons ATGAACTCCGTCTCCACAA TACCCCCAGGAGAAGATTCCAAAGATGTAGCCGCCCCACACAGACAGCCACTCACCTCTTCAGAACGAATTGACAAACAAATTCGGTACATCCTCGACGGCATCTCAGCCCTGAGAAAGGAG ACATGTAACAGGAGTAACATGTGTGAAAGCAGCAAAGAGGCACTGGTAGAAAACAACCTGAACCTTCCAAAGATGGCTGCAAAAGATGGATGCTTCCAATCTGGATTCAATGAG GAGACTTGCCTGGTGAAAATCATCACTGGTCTTTTGGAGTTTGAGGTATACCTAGAGTACCTCCAGAACAGGTTGGAGAGTAGTGAGGAACAAGCCAGAGCTGTGCAGATGAGTACAAAAGTCCTGATCCAGTTCCTGCAGAAAAAG gCAAAGAATCTAGATGCAATAACCACCCCTGACCCAACCACAAATGCCAGCCTGCTGACGAAGCTGCAGGCACAGAACCAGTGGCTGCAGGACATGACGACTCATCTCATCCTGCGCAGCTTTAAGGAGTTCCTGCAGTACAGCCTGAGGGCTCTTCGGCAAATGTAG
- the IL6 gene encoding interleukin-6 isoform X4 produces the protein MCESSKEALVENNLNLPKMAAKDGCFQSGFNEETCLVKIITGLLEFEVYLEYLQNRLESSEEQARAVQMSTKVLIQFLQKKAKNLDAITTPDPTTNASLLTKLQAQNQWLQDMTTHLILRSFKEFLQYSLRALRQM, from the exons ATGTGTGAAAGCAGCAAAGAGGCACTGGTAGAAAACAACCTGAACCTTCCAAAGATGGCTGCAAAAGATGGATGCTTCCAATCTGGATTCAATGAG GAGACTTGCCTGGTGAAAATCATCACTGGTCTTTTGGAGTTTGAGGTATACCTAGAGTACCTCCAGAACAGGTTGGAGAGTAGTGAGGAACAAGCCAGAGCTGTGCAGATGAGTACAAAAGTCCTGATCCAGTTCCTGCAGAAAAAG gCAAAGAATCTAGATGCAATAACCACCCCTGACCCAACCACAAATGCCAGCCTGCTGACGAAGCTGCAGGCACAGAACCAGTGGCTGCAGGACATGACGACTCATCTCATCCTGCGCAGCTTTAAGGAGTTCCTGCAGTACAGCCTGAGGGCTCTTCGGCAAATGTAG
- the IL6 gene encoding interleukin-6 isoform X1 — protein sequence MNSVSTSKCRKSLALEPPAAVEPCVREGCVAQGGLAGGQQQRQAPSCAVSSPLRSLPSGTGAFGPVAFSLGLLLVLPAAFPAPVPPGEDSKDVAAPHRQPLTSSERIDKQIRYILDGISALRKETCNRSNMCESSKEALVENNLNLPKMAAKDGCFQSGFNEETCLVKIITGLLEFEVYLEYLQNRLESSEEQARAVQMSTKVLIQFLQKKVSVSSFP from the exons ATGAACTCCGTCTCCACAAGTAAGTGCAGGAAATCCCTAGCCCTGGAACCGCCAGCGGCGGTCGAGCCCTGTGTGAGGGAGGGGTGTGTGGCCCAGGGAGGGCTGGCGGGCGGCCAGCAGCAGAGGCAGGCTCCCAGCTGTGCTGTCAGCTCACCCCTGCGCTCGCTCCCCTCCGGCACAGGCGCCTTCGGTCCAGTTGCCTTCTCCCTGGGGCTGCTCCTGGTGTTGCCTGCTGCCTTCCCTGCCCCAGTACCCCCAGGAGAAGATTCCAAAGATGTAGCCGCCCCACACAGACAGCCACTCACCTCTTCAGAACGAATTGACAAACAAATTCGGTACATCCTCGACGGCATCTCAGCCCTGAGAAAGGAG ACATGTAACAGGAGTAACATGTGTGAAAGCAGCAAAGAGGCACTGGTAGAAAACAACCTGAACCTTCCAAAGATGGCTGCAAAAGATGGATGCTTCCAATCTGGATTCAATGAG GAGACTTGCCTGGTGAAAATCATCACTGGTCTTTTGGAGTTTGAGGTATACCTAGAGTACCTCCAGAACAGGTTGGAGAGTAGTGAGGAACAAGCCAGAGCTGTGCAGATGAGTACAAAAGTCCTGATCCAGTTCCTGCAGAAAAAGGTGAGTGTGTCCTCATTCCCTTAA
- the IL6 gene encoding interleukin-6 isoform X2, translated as MNSVSTSAFGPVAFSLGLLLVLPAAFPAPVPPGEDSKDVAAPHRQPLTSSERIDKQIRYILDGISALRKETCNRSNMCESSKEALVENNLNLPKMAAKDGCFQSGFNEETCLVKIITGLLEFEVYLEYLQNRLESSEEQARAVQMSTKVLIQFLQKKAKNLDAITTPDPTTNASLLTKLQAQNQWLQDMTTHLILRSFKEFLQYSLRALRQM; from the exons ATGAACTCCGTCTCCACAA GCGCCTTCGGTCCAGTTGCCTTCTCCCTGGGGCTGCTCCTGGTGTTGCCTGCTGCCTTCCCTGCCCCAGTACCCCCAGGAGAAGATTCCAAAGATGTAGCCGCCCCACACAGACAGCCACTCACCTCTTCAGAACGAATTGACAAACAAATTCGGTACATCCTCGACGGCATCTCAGCCCTGAGAAAGGAG ACATGTAACAGGAGTAACATGTGTGAAAGCAGCAAAGAGGCACTGGTAGAAAACAACCTGAACCTTCCAAAGATGGCTGCAAAAGATGGATGCTTCCAATCTGGATTCAATGAG GAGACTTGCCTGGTGAAAATCATCACTGGTCTTTTGGAGTTTGAGGTATACCTAGAGTACCTCCAGAACAGGTTGGAGAGTAGTGAGGAACAAGCCAGAGCTGTGCAGATGAGTACAAAAGTCCTGATCCAGTTCCTGCAGAAAAAG gCAAAGAATCTAGATGCAATAACCACCCCTGACCCAACCACAAATGCCAGCCTGCTGACGAAGCTGCAGGCACAGAACCAGTGGCTGCAGGACATGACGACTCATCTCATCCTGCGCAGCTTTAAGGAGTTCCTGCAGTACAGCCTGAGGGCTCTTCGGCAAATGTAG